The DNA region AAATGGTCAGGCTTGGCGGCCCAGGCAGCGCCTTCATCAAGGGTAATATCCCGAACTTTCTTGCCTTTGCTGTAAACCGCTGCTGCAACAACTCGACCCATGGCGCTATCGCTTCTTCAATATGTCAGTGGCGCAAATGATCATGCGCGGTAGCTGATCAGATTGATCAAATGCGGATCAGTTCGCCGATAAACGAAAGCCCGCACAGGCGGGCTTCGGCTCAAGCATCAAAGCAGGTGCTGTCGATCCTCTTCGATCGCCGCATCCAGTGTCTCGAGCAAGGCTTTTCTGGCCTTGAGCTTGGTGTTCTTGTGCGCGTTCATGTTGATCTTCCTGAACTGTGCCGCGACCGCCAATGCGGCAGCTTGCAGCTCTTCGACACTGACCACCTTGTCGAGAAAGCCTGCCGCCATCGCCGCTTCAGGATCGAACATTTCGGCGTTGATCACCGAGCGGTTGAACGCCGATTTACGCAGTCGGTCACGGGCCAGCTCGATACCGGCGTGGTGCATGGTCATGCCGATCTGCACTTCGTTCAGGCCAATGCTGAACGGGCCTGCCACACCGATTCTGTAATCTGCAGACAGCAGCAGAAACGCACCTTTGGCGACGGCGTGGCCGGGGCAGGCAACAATGATAGGGAAGGGGTGCGACAGCATGCGTCGTGCCAGCGTCGAGCCCTGTGCGACCAGGCTGATGGCGGCTTCGGCGCTAGACGTCATGACCTTGAGGTCGTAGCCGCCCGAAAGGATGCCCGGCTGACCGGTCAGAATAACGATGGCCCGATCCTTTTCGGCCTGATCCAGTGCGGCGTTGAACGCGACAATCACGTCCGGGGAGATAGCATTGACCTTGCCGTTGTTCAGGGTCAGCGTGGCAACGCCGTCGTCCAGGTGGTACGAGACCAGATCACTCATGACGTGATTCCTTTATTGAAGTAGGCAGACGTTACTCATCCACAAAGACCAGGTAAAGCGCTGACTGACCGGTCACTGAATGGCTTGCTGAGCAAGGGACGATTCGCCGGCACAGAAGGCTCCGGTCACGGCTGGATGTCGTTGAACCCGCAATATTCTTCCCAGTCCATTCCCAGCGCCTCGGCCACCTGCTGGTGTGCTTCCAGACGCATGCTTTTCAACTGCTCGGGTGACTCGGCAATCAGTTCCAGCGCCAGTTCCCATGGCTCTATGCCTTGATCTTCTGCCTCGTCTTCAAAGGCCCACTGCACTTGCTGCTTTTGCTCTTCAGGACTCAGGCTGCTGATTTCATCCTTCAGGGTCGGATGCGTCGCGAGGTATTTCGCCAGCGCGGCTTCGTTCCACTCAAGTGCGTTCATAGCGGGTTCCTCAAACGGGTAGATGGCCGGACGCAACTGGGTGCGGCCTGAAAAAGAGCGCGTGATTGTGCGGGAGCAGAGGATTGATGTCAGCACCCGGACAGGATAATCGCTAGAGTGTCAGAGAATTTTCAGTTGTCCATTTGATGCAGCTATCCATTTGAGAGGAGATCGACATGATCAAAGTCAGCGTGCTGTATGCGTATGAAGAAGGCGCACGTTTCGACCACGAGTACTACCGTGACAAGCATTTGCCGCTGGTGCAGAAACTCATGGGCGAGCATTGCAAGGGCTACAGCGTCGATCGTGGCATTGGCGGTGCTGCGCCAGGCTCGGACCCGCTGTATATCGCCATGTGCCATATCTATTGCGACTCCATCGAAGCCTTCGAGGCGGGCATGGGGCCGCACGCTAAAGATATCAACGGCGATATCATCAACTACACCGACCTGATACCGGAGATACAGATCAGTGAAGTTCGCAAAGAAGTGAGAACGGCGTAACGGTTTATCGAGCGGCTTTCTGGCGAGCCGCGTCTTTTCTCGAGGACGTCCCGCCCGACGGGTCAAAACACTGGCTGTCGTAGCGCGGGCTTCGGCATTGGGAGGCGACGCTGGGCGGCGGCGGGCGGTTGCGCTGATAAGCCTTGTAGCGTTCTGTTTCAACCACCGTCACGTGAGCACGGCTACTGACCTTCAGGTACTCGGTGGCCTTGAGGTTGGTCTTGTGGACATAATCCAGCGGTTCTCCCTCGCGCATAATCAAGGGCGGGCCGGGCCGCTGCGGTGTGCTCTGCAGGTTGCTGTCGCACGGGATGGACGCAAAGCTCACCTTGCCTTCAGCTGAGGTGCACTTGAATATTTCGCTGTGCGCTGTACTTGCGCCGAATACTGAGGCCAGCGCCAGCATGATTGAAAGCCTTTTCATGAATCTCTCCCTAGATAGCGCAAGGCTATCATCTGGCGTCGAATGCTGCCAGATCATCCCGTTGCACGTGGAATGTCCGTTCGTCAGTCGCATTGCACGGCTGCGCCAGTCAGGTCTCTGACTATCAGGTTCTGAATTTTTTAAATGGAGGCGCATATGACCGGCACAACGCCAGACAGTAAAAACGAGCAGAAGGATAATCTGGGTTTCGACGAAGAGTCGCCGAAGACCGAGGACCCGCAAGTCGACCCGACCGGGCCTGCCAAGACGCCAGCCACTGAAGGTGGCTCCAAGAGCGAGTATCCGCCGTACACGCCTGATAAGTAACGGATCGGTTGCCCCCGGCAATTGCCGGGGGAATCAAACGCTGTCGCTACACCCCGTTATTTATTCGCGTCCAGATATTCCAGCAAATCGTCCATTCGATCATCACTGCCCATCCACCACAGTTTCATCCGGGTGCCGGGCACGACGTCACTCGGGTCCTTGATGTAAGTGCGCAGTTCTTCGCGGCTCCAGACCACTCCCGAGTTCTTCATCGCATCGGTATAGACATAGCCTTCCTGCTGCCCGGCAGGCTGGCCGACGATGCCGTTGAGTTGCGGGCCGAATGCGTGACGTGCGGAAGGGCCGATCTTGTGACAGCCGGAGCAAAGGCGGGTGAAAACGGCTTTTCCGGCCTCCGCATCGCCAGCGCCATAAGCCGTTGGGTGTAGCGCCATGACCAGCGCAAATAAGACGGTCTTCTTCATTGATATCCCAAAGTCGCCAGGCTGCTGAGCCAAAATTCAGCGCATTCGTGGACGATCACTTGTGTACAGGAATCTGCTTCGACAGTTCATCGAAGTCGCGCTTGTAGCTGGCCATCTCGGCGGCGCTGATGAAGCTCTGCTCGAGCGCCAGTTTTTTCGATCCGGTTTCGATGCTGTCCAGTTGATGAAGGAAGCGCTTTTTCCGCTTGGCTTCAAGCCTTGTCCCGGCGTCTTCAATAGACGTGCGAAGCTCCGCCACTCGCTTATGGACGAAATCCTGGCCCCTGCGATCAACCGTCAATCCGTCGTTTTCGACATAACCTTCCAGTCCGGTTTTTTTCAAGACCAGCACCAGCGCCTGATCCGGCGTGAACGTTCCCTTGAATTTTTTTACCTTCTTGCTGCTGTCAGCGCCCAGATCAACATTGATCGGGCAGCCGGAACGATGCGCCAGTTGTTGCAGCGCCTCATCCAGGCGCTGCGTCGGCATGTCGTAGGCAACAGGGGTCATCTGGCAGGCGGCATACGCCTGGGCCCCCGCGAGGCAAGTGACGGCGAGGGTCAGGCTTCTCAGGACTTTTTTCATGTTGGGAGATTTGTCATCCGGGTGATACGGCTTGGAAACCATTTTCTGCATGTGGGTTCGGATTGCAGATTGCCCGATATTTCACTGGCATCGCAAGGGCATGCACTCAAAACGCAGACAAAGAAAAGCCCGCGATGGGGGGTAGCGGGCTTAAGGTCTTGCTGGGAATTGAGTTAACAATAAACCCGTGAACGTGAAAAAAGCGTGAACTGCTCACTACAATATCGAAACAATTTTAATCAAGGCTCGCCATCCCAGTAATCGACGTTTTCAGTGATCCGCTGATTGGCTGTAAAGGCCCGTGTGCCTTGAATGGAAGCCATGGCCTGGTACTTGCCCGAGTCCGGGTATTCACAGATTTCCGGCGACTCCCGGGTACTGATCGACAGGTACTTGAGCGGGAACTGCGAGGTGTTGATGATCTGGTGCGGGTATTCCGGTCCGGCCGGGATGAACAGCACGTCTCCCGCCTTGATAGGTAGCATTTCCCCGGCAACCCGCAGGCTGCCTTCACCCTCGACAATCACGAACATTTCTTCCTGAGCATGATGGAAGTGGTATGGGCAGGAACGCTTGCCCGGCGCCACGATATCAATGGAGGCACCCAGCTTCTTTGCTGCCGTTCCAGTACCCAGCCGCGCTGCCGCGCTTTCATACAACGGCTCGCGAACCTCGTGCGCCAGTGTCGCATCGTTAAAGTTGCGGATCAGGCGGGAGGCCAGATCATGTGCTCGGTCATTCATAATGATGAGGCCCGGAAGGATTCAAGGGGGGATACTGGTTCAGCAGGCTACTTTAGACCATGCATGGACCCTCGGTGACAGCGGGCGAGGGTGTACTGGCAAATGAGTGGCGAATCTTCAGCTTGTACGATGAGTGCGGCCGGCGTGGCGTGCGGACCATATCGAGAATGGTTCTGCAAGCGAATTAGTGCGCCGGAGCGCAATTAATCATCTGTCAGACAGGCAATAGGTGTATGGTCGTTGAGTCTACACAGGAGTACCAGCATGGAAAATTTTGGTGAAAGACTGATCGAAGAGCGTCGTAAAAGCGCTCTGAGTCAGAGCGATTTCGCGACCATGGGCGGCGTCCGGGCCAATGCCCAGGCTAACTATGAAATGGGCAAGCGTAAACCCAAGCTGGACTACCTGGCCGCCATCGCCAAAGGCGGAGTGGATGTTCTTTATGTGGTGACAGGTACGCATGTGCCGATGAGCTCGGCGGGACTGAATGTCCGGGAAGTCGAGGTGATTCAGGACTACAGGAAGCTCAACGATGGCGATCAGCGCGCCGTAGAGCGTATATCGGCTTCGTTGCCCAAGCATAGCCAGGTTCCGGCCAAGGCTGCGCTGAGTCATCATGTTTCCGAGAGCGGATCTTTGATCTGAAACTTCAGACGTTACGCGATAGATCTTGAATCCCGCCTTCAGTATCAAGCAGTTTGATTGTCCTCAATTACCCGTCATGCCGTGCTCATCCCGCTTCTCGTCGTTTTGCCTGAATATGGCTCTGCTCGAGCCTGCGCTACGCCCGTAAGTTTCAATGAGCTGGTTCCTGTCGGTCCCATATTGTTCCCATATCCGTCCCATGAGCACTTTTTCAAACCCCAGAAACCACAAAACCCCTGAAATTCGTCAATGAATTCAGGGGCTTGGCGTTTTTCAAATATGGCGGTGAAGGAGGGATTCGAACCCTCGATACAATTTCTTGTATACACACTTTCCAGGCGTGCTCCTTAAGCCACTCGGACACCTCACCGTATCTCGGTAACAACGTTGTGTCTGCCGAGGCGCGCTAATGTAGTCGAAAGCCTTTCCTAACGCAAAACTTTTTTTCAGATTTTTCATGTGGTTAAGCAGATAAACGCTTATTCGCCGGCAAAAGGTCCGACCGGGCAGGGTGGCCCG from Pseudomonas syringae includes:
- a CDS encoding helix-turn-helix domain-containing protein, yielding MENFGERLIEERRKSALSQSDFATMGGVRANAQANYEMGKRKPKLDYLAAIAKGGVDVLYVVTGTHVPMSSAGLNVREVEVIQDYRKLNDGDQRAVERISASLPKHSQVPAKAALSHHVSESGSLI
- a CDS encoding DUF6021 family protein — encoded protein: MTGTTPDSKNEQKDNLGFDEESPKTEDPQVDPTGPAKTPATEGGSKSEYPPYTPDK
- a CDS encoding cupin domain-containing protein, encoding MNDRAHDLASRLIRNFNDATLAHEVREPLYESAAARLGTGTAAKKLGASIDIVAPGKRSCPYHFHHAQEEMFVIVEGEGSLRVAGEMLPIKAGDVLFIPAGPEYPHQIINTSQFPLKYLSISTRESPEICEYPDSGKYQAMASIQGTRAFTANQRITENVDYWDGEP
- a CDS encoding DUF6388 family protein gives rise to the protein MNALEWNEAALAKYLATHPTLKDEISSLSPEEQKQQVQWAFEDEAEDQGIEPWELALELIAESPEQLKSMRLEAHQQVAEALGMDWEEYCGFNDIQP
- a CDS encoding c-type cytochrome, which produces MKKTVLFALVMALHPTAYGAGDAEAGKAVFTRLCSGCHKIGPSARHAFGPQLNGIVGQPAGQQEGYVYTDAMKNSGVVWSREELRTYIKDPSDVVPGTRMKLWWMGSDDRMDDLLEYLDANK
- a CDS encoding crotonase/enoyl-CoA hydratase family protein, with the translated sequence MSDLVSYHLDDGVATLTLNNGKVNAISPDVIVAFNAALDQAEKDRAIVILTGQPGILSGGYDLKVMTSSAEAAISLVAQGSTLARRMLSHPFPIIVACPGHAVAKGAFLLLSADYRIGVAGPFSIGLNEVQIGMTMHHAGIELARDRLRKSAFNRSVINAEMFDPEAAMAAGFLDKVVSVEELQAAALAVAAQFRKINMNAHKNTKLKARKALLETLDAAIEEDRQHLL
- a CDS encoding EthD family reductase; amino-acid sequence: MIKVSVLYAYEEGARFDHEYYRDKHLPLVQKLMGEHCKGYSVDRGIGGAAPGSDPLYIAMCHIYCDSIEAFEAGMGPHAKDINGDIINYTDLIPEIQISEVRKEVRTA
- a CDS encoding DUF4124 domain-containing protein, translated to MKRLSIMLALASVFGASTAHSEIFKCTSAEGKVSFASIPCDSNLQSTPQRPGPPLIMREGEPLDYVHKTNLKATEYLKVSSRAHVTVVETERYKAYQRNRPPPPSVASQCRSPRYDSQCFDPSGGTSSRKDAARQKAAR